The following are encoded together in the Bradyrhizobium genosp. L genome:
- a CDS encoding Dps family protein — protein sequence MSKAKSDKISPNLDTPSDLPQAAVDKISASLNTLLADAFALYLKTKNFHWHVSGRHFHDYHLMLDEQSDAIFATTDQLAERVRKLGGATLKSIGQIAKHQTIQDNDEDYVPPVEMLRELMEDNKQMAAAMRKAHKLADDHEDSGTAGLLETFIDETERRTWFLFEASRQEGSNAA from the coding sequence GTGAGCAAAGCCAAGAGTGACAAAATCTCGCCCAATCTCGACACGCCGAGCGACCTGCCGCAGGCTGCGGTCGACAAGATTTCGGCCTCGCTCAATACGCTGCTGGCGGATGCCTTTGCACTGTATCTGAAGACCAAGAATTTCCATTGGCATGTCAGCGGCCGTCACTTCCACGATTACCACCTGATGCTGGATGAGCAGTCGGACGCGATCTTCGCCACTACCGATCAGCTTGCCGAACGGGTTCGCAAGCTCGGCGGCGCGACGCTGAAATCGATCGGCCAGATCGCCAAGCATCAGACCATCCAGGACAATGACGAGGACTATGTCCCGCCCGTCGAAATGCTGCGCGAATTGATGGAAGACAACAAGCAGATGGCTGCCGCGATGCGCAAGGCGCACAAGCTCGCCGACGATCACGAAGATTCCGGCACCGCGGGCTTGCTGGAAACCTTCATTGACGAAACCGAGCGCCGCACCTGGTTCCTGTTCGAAGCCAGCCGCCAGGAAGGCAGCAACGCGGCATAG
- a CDS encoding mandelate racemase/muconate lactonizing enzyme family protein — protein MTSAAPDMAIRDIRVTMLRLPWADDPWLKGAALGETRDILICDVETASGITGMGYLFVFRPAMKSIAACLEECIIPLVKGKDATAIEAIWRDLWTATMTYGRGGIAAMAMSALDIALWDAVGKRAGLPLHRLWGHYRPQIPVYGSGCFRGAGGDGMIEKALHFVKQGYKAIKMQVAHVHTPAQDLDNVRRMREALGPDIDIMIDVNMGWSADIAIEMGRKFEKYDIYWLEEPVPADDFAGYQRIAAALDMRVVDGETHFTRYDLRPFFLNPCLPILQPDPMRGGMTDLRKIAALADTWGVTIAPHLFPELNVHLLASIPNGIWCENMALIDDLWVDPPEIADGMITAPEQPGHGLRFKDEVLKFRIS, from the coding sequence ATGACATCAGCTGCCCCGGACATGGCGATCCGCGACATCCGCGTGACGATGCTGCGGCTGCCCTGGGCCGACGATCCCTGGTTGAAAGGCGCGGCGCTGGGCGAGACCCGCGACATCCTGATCTGCGATGTCGAGACCGCAAGCGGCATCACCGGCATGGGCTATCTGTTCGTGTTCCGCCCGGCGATGAAATCGATCGCGGCCTGTCTCGAGGAGTGCATCATCCCGCTCGTCAAGGGCAAGGACGCCACCGCGATCGAGGCGATCTGGCGCGATCTGTGGACCGCGACGATGACCTACGGCCGCGGCGGCATCGCCGCGATGGCGATGTCGGCGCTCGACATCGCGCTGTGGGACGCAGTCGGCAAGCGCGCCGGCCTGCCGCTGCACCGGCTGTGGGGGCATTATCGCCCGCAGATCCCGGTCTACGGCTCCGGCTGCTTTCGCGGCGCCGGCGGCGACGGAATGATCGAGAAGGCGCTGCATTTCGTGAAGCAGGGCTACAAGGCGATCAAAATGCAGGTCGCTCACGTCCACACGCCGGCGCAGGACCTCGATAATGTGCGCCGCATGCGCGAGGCGCTCGGTCCCGACATCGACATCATGATCGACGTCAACATGGGATGGAGCGCCGATATCGCGATCGAGATGGGACGCAAGTTCGAGAAATACGACATCTACTGGCTGGAGGAGCCGGTGCCGGCCGATGATTTCGCCGGCTATCAGCGCATCGCGGCCGCGCTCGACATGCGCGTGGTCGACGGCGAGACCCATTTCACGCGTTACGATCTGCGGCCGTTCTTCCTCAATCCCTGCCTGCCGATCCTGCAGCCCGATCCGATGCGCGGCGGCATGACCGACCTGCGCAAGATCGCAGCGCTTGCGGACACCTGGGGCGTGACCATCGCGCCGCATCTGTTTCCCGAGCTGAATGTGCATCTGCTGGCCTCGATCCCGAACGGCATCTGGTGCGAGAACATGGCGCTGATCGACGATCTCTGGGTCGATCCGCCCGAGATCGCTGACGGCATGATCACGGCACCGGAGCAACCGGGGCACGGGCTCAGATTCAAGGACGAGGTGCTGAAGTTCAGGATTTCGTAG
- a CDS encoding PaaI family thioesterase, with the protein MEVMASMPGLDFVRGIFARTLPEPPIMQTVEPFDCSADPGHVVIHSVPGRRHYNPIGSVHGGYAAILLDSAMGLAVQTTLPKGSGYTTLEFKISFVRGMSEDTGTIRTEGKVLNAGRRVATAEARITDDKGKLIAHATTTCLVFELPKTA; encoded by the coding sequence ATGGAGGTGATGGCGTCAATGCCGGGGCTCGATTTCGTGCGCGGCATCTTCGCGCGCACGCTGCCCGAGCCGCCGATCATGCAGACGGTCGAGCCGTTCGATTGCAGCGCCGACCCCGGCCATGTCGTGATCCACAGCGTGCCGGGCCGGCGCCATTACAACCCGATCGGCTCGGTGCATGGCGGCTATGCCGCGATCCTCTTGGATTCCGCGATGGGGCTCGCGGTGCAGACCACGCTACCAAAAGGCTCCGGCTACACCACGCTAGAGTTCAAGATCTCCTTCGTCCGCGGCATGAGCGAGGACACCGGCACGATCCGCACCGAGGGAAAAGTGCTCAATGCCGGCCGGCGCGTGGCGACCGCGGAGGCGCGCATCACCGACGACAAAGGCAAGCTGATCGCACACGCGACCACGACCTGCCTGGTGTTCGAGTTGCCTAAAACCGCCTGA
- the carA gene encoding glutamine-hydrolyzing carbamoyl-phosphate synthase small subunit → MTTSENAPAWPDHKPTALLVLADGTVLEGFGLGAEGHAVGEVCFNTAMTGYEEILTDPSYAGQLITFTFPHIGNVGTNEEDIETVNMAATPGARGVILRTAITDPSNYRATRHLDQWLKARGIIGLSGIDTRALTALIRSKGMPNAVIAHARNSEFDLHGLKEEAREWPGLEGMDLVPMVTSGQRFTWDETPWAWGEGFGRQTAPEFNVVAIDYGIKRNILRLLAGVGAKVTVVPATTSAEDILAMKPDGIFLSNGPGDPAATGKYAVPVIQKVISSGTPTFGICLGHQMLGLAVGARTMKMHQGHHGANHPVKDETTGKVEITSMNHGFAVDQATLPDGATQTHISLFDGSNCGIALDGKPVFSVQYHPEASPGPRDSHYLFQRFADLMRQKKSAA, encoded by the coding sequence ATGACAACATCCGAAAACGCTCCCGCCTGGCCGGACCACAAACCGACCGCGCTCCTCGTGCTCGCCGATGGCACGGTGCTGGAAGGTTTTGGCCTCGGCGCCGAAGGCCACGCCGTCGGCGAGGTCTGCTTCAACACCGCGATGACCGGCTATGAGGAGATCCTCACCGATCCCTCCTATGCCGGCCAGCTCATCACCTTCACCTTCCCGCATATCGGCAATGTCGGCACCAACGAGGAAGACATCGAGACGGTGAACATGGCCGCGACACCCGGCGCGCGCGGCGTGATCCTGCGCACCGCAATCACCGATCCCTCGAACTATCGCGCCACCCGCCATCTCGACCAATGGCTGAAGGCGCGCGGCATCATCGGCCTCTCCGGCATCGACACCCGCGCGCTGACCGCGCTGATCCGCTCCAAGGGCATGCCGAATGCCGTGATCGCGCACGCCAGGAACAGCGAGTTCGACCTGCACGGGCTGAAGGAAGAAGCCCGCGAATGGCCCGGCCTCGAGGGCATGGACCTGGTGCCGATGGTCACCTCCGGCCAGCGCTTCACCTGGGACGAGACACCCTGGGCGTGGGGCGAAGGCTTTGGCCGGCAGACCGCACCCGAATTCAACGTCGTCGCGATCGACTACGGTATCAAGCGCAACATCCTGCGCCTGCTCGCCGGCGTCGGCGCCAAGGTCACCGTGGTGCCGGCGACGACCTCGGCCGAGGACATCCTGGCGATGAAGCCGGACGGCATCTTCCTGTCGAACGGACCCGGCGATCCGGCCGCGACCGGCAAATACGCCGTGCCGGTGATCCAGAAGGTGATCTCTTCGGGCACGCCGACCTTCGGCATCTGCCTCGGCCACCAAATGCTGGGCCTCGCCGTCGGCGCCAGGACCATGAAGATGCATCAGGGCCACCACGGCGCCAATCATCCGGTCAAGGACGAGACCACCGGCAAGGTCGAGATCACCTCGATGAACCACGGCTTTGCGGTCGACCAGGCGACGCTGCCCGATGGCGCCACACAGACGCACATCTCGCTGTTCGACGGCTCCAATTGCGGTATCGCGCTCGACGGCAAGCCGGTGTTCTCGGTGCAGTACCACCCCGAAGCCTCGCCCGGCCCGCGCGACTCGCATTATCTGTTCCAGCGCTTTGCCGACCTGATGCGGCAGAAGAAGAGCGCGGCGTAA
- a CDS encoding alpha/beta fold hydrolase — protein sequence MDNTMPILLVPGVICSPRIFAPVIPALWRFGPVTVANHVRDDNMGAIARRILAEAPPRFALAGHSMGGYIAFEIMRQAPERVARLALMSTQARADTPEASVRRRGMIERAKGGQYRSVVDELYPGFVHPSRQGDASLRRIVDDMSADVGAEAFVRQQSAVMSRPDSRPTMAWIKCPTLVLTSDTDNTVPNALSDEMANGIPGAKLVVLADCGHLPQLERPQACADALVEWLRN from the coding sequence ATGGACAACACAATGCCGATCCTGCTCGTCCCGGGCGTCATCTGCTCGCCGCGGATCTTCGCGCCGGTGATCCCGGCGCTGTGGCGGTTCGGGCCGGTCACCGTCGCCAACCACGTCAGGGACGACAATATGGGCGCGATTGCCCGCCGGATCCTGGCCGAGGCGCCACCGCGCTTTGCGCTGGCCGGCCACTCGATGGGGGGCTACATCGCCTTCGAGATCATGCGCCAGGCGCCGGAGCGGGTGGCAAGGCTGGCGCTGATGAGCACCCAGGCGCGCGCCGACACGCCGGAGGCATCGGTACGCCGCCGCGGCATGATCGAGCGCGCGAAGGGCGGGCAGTATCGGAGCGTTGTCGACGAACTCTATCCCGGCTTCGTGCATCCGTCGCGGCAGGGCGATGCAAGCCTGCGCCGGATCGTCGACGACATGAGCGCGGATGTCGGCGCGGAGGCCTTCGTCCGCCAGCAGAGCGCGGTCATGAGCCGACCGGATTCGCGGCCGACCATGGCCTGGATCAAGTGCCCGACCTTGGTGCTGACATCGGATACCGACAACACCGTGCCGAACGCGCTGTCGGACGAGATGGCCAACGGTATTCCCGGCGCCAAGCTCGTGGTGCTCGCCGATTGCGGGCATCTGCCCCAGCTCGAACGGCCGCAGGCCTGCGCCGATGCGCTGGTCGAATGGCTGCGGAACTAG
- a CDS encoding GatB/YqeY domain-containing protein, giving the protein MLRDDINTAVKEAMKAKDERKLSTLRMVNSTIKNADIDARGQGKPPLSDADLLGLLQKMIKQRQESVELYDKGGRAELANQEREEIAVITAYLPKQMSDDEVNAAIAAAVVETGAAGMKDMGKVIGVLRAKYAGQMDFGKASGLVKAALSG; this is encoded by the coding sequence ATGCTGCGCGACGACATCAATACTGCGGTCAAGGAGGCGATGAAGGCGAAGGATGAGCGCAAGCTCTCCACGCTGCGCATGGTCAATTCGACCATCAAGAACGCCGACATCGACGCGCGCGGGCAGGGCAAGCCGCCGCTCTCGGATGCCGATCTGCTCGGCCTGCTGCAGAAGATGATCAAGCAGCGCCAGGAATCCGTCGAGCTCTACGACAAGGGCGGCCGCGCCGAACTCGCCAACCAGGAGCGCGAGGAGATCGCTGTCATCACGGCCTATCTGCCGAAGCAGATGTCCGACGACGAGGTCAACGCCGCGATCGCTGCCGCCGTCGTCGAGACCGGCGCCGCCGGCATGAAGGACATGGGCAAGGTCATCGGCGTGCTGCGCGCGAAATACGCCGGCCAGATGGATTTCGGCAAGGCCAGCGGTTTGGTGAAGGCGGCGCTGTCTGGATAG
- a CDS encoding DUF1801 domain-containing protein, giving the protein MFRVTADSLEAYLAFDPARTADLEQLHAVMRKAAPSLKRHFHAGTPAGDAGMRMKLIGYGQFRYAIKSGKTTPWPVIGVALQKNYISVYVAVTRAGKPLVSCHAGKLGALRSGANNFSFETFDDLNAQTVSALFAEAADIFKADKENPVRYMQGS; this is encoded by the coding sequence ATGTTTCGTGTCACCGCGGACAGTCTGGAGGCCTATCTCGCTTTCGACCCCGCACGCACCGCCGATCTCGAGCAGCTGCATGCCGTGATGCGCAAGGCGGCGCCGTCGCTGAAGCGGCATTTCCATGCCGGAACACCGGCGGGCGACGCCGGCATGCGGATGAAGTTGATCGGTTACGGCCAGTTTCGCTACGCGATCAAGTCCGGCAAGACAACGCCATGGCCGGTGATCGGCGTGGCCCTGCAGAAGAACTACATCAGCGTCTATGTCGCGGTGACGCGCGCCGGCAAGCCGCTGGTCTCCTGCCATGCCGGCAAGCTCGGCGCGTTGCGGTCCGGCGCCAACAATTTCAGCTTCGAGACGTTCGACGACCTGAACGCTCAGACCGTGTCGGCGCTGTTTGCCGAAGCCGCCGACATCTTCAAAGCCGACAAGGAAAATCCGGTCCGCTACATGCAGGGTAGTTGA
- a CDS encoding MBL fold metallo-hydrolase — translation MMGIDRPTPRMTRRNMLRGGVALAAAAPFLRVSAEEAAKPAADGKPKSRLILLGTAGGPTPKPNRAAPAQVIVVNNTSYVIDCGNGVARQMILAKLKLASIRSVFLTHHHSDHNADYGNLLLLAWATDLAKRVDTYGPPPLAEMTRQFLALNDYDIRTRIADEGRPPLKDLIVPHEISAGALVMQDDNVKVTAALVEHPPVEPAFAYRFDCPDRSIVISGDTRPSQNLVKLAQGADVLVHEVMHLPSLEQLIATEPNAKTLREHLLASHTTTEQVGRIATEAGVKTLVLSHFVPGGYPFLKDEVWFDAVRPYYSGNLVVGHDLLEL, via the coding sequence ATGATGGGGATCGATCGTCCGACGCCGCGAATGACGCGCCGCAACATGCTTCGCGGCGGTGTCGCACTGGCCGCGGCCGCGCCGTTTTTGCGCGTGTCGGCCGAGGAAGCCGCCAAACCGGCCGCCGATGGCAAGCCGAAATCGCGCCTGATCCTGCTCGGCACCGCTGGCGGGCCTACCCCGAAACCCAACCGGGCGGCGCCCGCCCAGGTCATCGTCGTCAACAATACGTCCTATGTGATCGACTGCGGCAACGGGGTCGCGCGCCAGATGATCCTGGCCAAGCTCAAGCTGGCCTCGATCCGCAGCGTGTTCCTGACCCACCACCATTCCGATCACAACGCCGACTACGGCAATCTGCTGCTGCTGGCCTGGGCGACCGATCTCGCCAAGCGCGTCGATACCTACGGGCCGCCGCCGCTCGCGGAGATGACCCGGCAGTTCCTCGCGCTGAACGACTACGACATCCGCACCCGCATCGCCGACGAAGGGCGGCCGCCGTTGAAGGACCTGATCGTTCCGCATGAGATCAGCGCCGGTGCCCTCGTGATGCAGGACGACAATGTCAAGGTCACCGCGGCGCTGGTCGAGCATCCGCCGGTCGAGCCGGCGTTCGCCTACCGTTTCGATTGCCCAGACCGCTCGATCGTGATCTCGGGCGATACCCGGCCCTCGCAGAACCTGGTCAAGCTCGCGCAAGGCGCCGACGTCCTGGTCCACGAGGTCATGCATTTGCCGTCGCTCGAGCAATTGATCGCGACCGAGCCGAATGCCAAGACGTTGCGCGAGCATTTGCTGGCGAGCCACACCACGACCGAGCAGGTCGGCCGCATCGCCACCGAAGCCGGGGTCAAGACGCTGGTGCTGTCGCATTTCGTCCCTGGCGGTTATCCGTTCCTCAAGGATGAGGTCTGGTTCGATGCGGTGCGGCCGTATTACTCGGGAAATCTCGTCGTCGGCCACGACTTGCTGGAGCTGTAG
- a CDS encoding acyl-CoA synthetase produces the protein MLTEAATYDELYRNFRWDIPARFNIATACCDRHADGTGRLALVYVDEDGGTTRTSFDAVADASRRFANVLVADGIARGDRVAVFLSQSLELPVAHLAAYRAAMISLPLFALFGEDALEFRLSNSAARAIVTDEAGWEKIAKIRDRLPDLKTIYAVGERAPSGTTSFWDAIGSASPEFATVDTAADDPALIIYTSGTTGNPKGALHAHRVVLGHLPNVEMCHNFLPRPGDLMWTPADWAWIGGLINGLFAFWYHGIPMVGHRARKFEPQAAMQMMAELGIRNVFLPPTALKLMRQADVRNSGVRLRSIFTGGESLGGELLSWVRDTFGVDAHEVFGQTECNLVIGSNANLFSIRPGSMGRATPGFDVRIVNDQGEELPRGQRGIIGVRQPCPCTMIEYWRNPDATAKKYAGEFLLTGDLGVQDDDGYFWYVSREDDVITTAGYRVGPSEIEHTLMKHPAVAMSAVVGIPDPIRTESIKAWIVLRPGHTPSDALAREIQEFVKVQLAAHEYPRFVQFAESLPMTATGKVLRRELRALG, from the coding sequence ATGCTGACTGAAGCCGCCACCTACGACGAGCTCTATCGCAACTTTCGCTGGGACATCCCCGCGCGCTTCAATATCGCGACCGCCTGCTGCGATCGCCATGCCGACGGCACCGGGCGGCTCGCGTTGGTCTATGTCGACGAGGACGGCGGCACCACGCGCACCTCGTTCGATGCGGTCGCGGACGCGTCGCGGCGCTTCGCCAACGTGCTCGTGGCCGACGGCATTGCCCGCGGCGATCGCGTCGCGGTGTTCCTGTCGCAGTCGCTCGAATTGCCGGTCGCCCATCTCGCGGCGTATCGCGCGGCCATGATCTCACTCCCGCTGTTTGCGCTGTTCGGCGAGGACGCGCTCGAATTCCGCCTCTCGAACTCCGCCGCCAGGGCGATCGTCACCGACGAGGCCGGCTGGGAGAAGATCGCAAAGATCCGCGATCGGCTTCCCGATCTCAAGACCATCTATGCCGTCGGCGAGCGCGCACCGTCCGGAACGACATCCTTCTGGGATGCGATCGGGTCGGCGTCACCGGAATTCGCAACGGTCGACACCGCGGCCGACGATCCCGCTCTGATCATCTACACCTCAGGCACCACGGGCAATCCGAAAGGCGCGCTGCATGCGCATCGCGTCGTGCTCGGCCATCTGCCCAATGTCGAGATGTGCCACAATTTCCTGCCCCGGCCCGGCGACCTGATGTGGACGCCGGCCGACTGGGCCTGGATCGGCGGGCTGATCAACGGCCTGTTCGCGTTCTGGTACCACGGCATCCCGATGGTCGGTCACCGCGCCCGCAAATTCGAGCCGCAGGCGGCGATGCAGATGATGGCCGAGCTCGGCATCCGCAACGTATTCCTGCCGCCGACCGCGCTGAAGCTGATGCGGCAGGCGGACGTCAGGAATTCCGGCGTCAGGCTGCGCAGCATCTTCACCGGCGGCGAATCGCTCGGCGGCGAATTGCTGAGCTGGGTGCGCGACACGTTCGGCGTCGATGCCCACGAGGTGTTCGGCCAGACCGAATGCAATCTCGTGATCGGCTCCAACGCCAATCTGTTTTCGATCCGCCCGGGCTCGATGGGCCGCGCCACGCCGGGCTTCGACGTCCGCATCGTCAACGACCAGGGCGAGGAGTTGCCGCGTGGCCAGCGCGGCATCATCGGCGTGCGCCAGCCATGTCCCTGCACCATGATCGAGTATTGGCGCAATCCGGACGCGACCGCGAAGAAATACGCCGGCGAGTTCCTGCTGACCGGCGATCTCGGCGTCCAGGATGACGACGGCTATTTCTGGTACGTCAGCCGCGAGGACGACGTCATCACCACGGCCGGCTATCGGGTCGGCCCGTCCGAGATCGAGCACACGCTGATGAAGCACCCGGCAGTGGCGATGTCCGCCGTGGTCGGCATCCCCGATCCGATCCGCACCGAGTCGATCAAGGCCTGGATCGTGCTGCGTCCGGGCCACACGCCGAGCGACGCCTTGGCGCGCGAGATCCAGGAATTCGTCAAGGTGCAACTCGCCGCCCACGAATATCCACGCTTCGTGCAGTTCGCCGAAAGCCTGCCGATGACGGCGACCGGCAAGGTGCTGCGGCGGGAGCTAAGGGCGCTGGGGTAG
- a CDS encoding SRPBCC family protein: MNIDKFKPAIVYTIYIASTPQEVWQALTNTEFSRKYFSGNAVEVDLRIGGAYIVRTPDGAVHISGEVIECDPSKRLTVTFNVNWPQLVEKLGPTLVTWEIEAAGDGVKLTLLQSHDRPISDDILSGGRTGWPAILSSLKSLLETGQAMVIPMQPPARMLAALKELGIPMP; this comes from the coding sequence ATGAATATCGACAAGTTCAAGCCGGCGATCGTCTACACCATCTACATCGCATCCACGCCGCAAGAGGTGTGGCAGGCGCTGACCAATACCGAGTTCAGCCGGAAGTATTTTTCCGGCAATGCGGTCGAGGTCGATCTTCGGATCGGCGGCGCCTACATCGTGCGCACGCCCGACGGCGCGGTGCACATCTCGGGCGAGGTGATCGAATGCGATCCCTCGAAACGGTTGACCGTCACCTTCAACGTCAACTGGCCGCAGCTGGTCGAAAAACTCGGGCCCACGCTCGTCACCTGGGAGATCGAAGCCGCCGGCGACGGTGTCAAGCTGACGCTGTTGCAGTCGCACGACCGCCCGATCAGCGACGACATCCTGTCCGGCGGTCGCACCGGCTGGCCGGCGATCCTCTCCAGCCTGAAGAGCCTCCTGGAAACCGGCCAGGCCATGGTGATCCCGATGCAGCCCCCGGCGCGCATGCTGGCCGCACTGAAGGAATTGGGGATTCCGATGCCGTGA
- a CDS encoding SRPBCC family protein: MSKPEFVYVTYIETTPEKLWEALTSSEFTRQYWFDTELRSDWKVGAPIALVMSGKTTDTGEILEADRPRRLAYTFRHELDDEMREEGATKVGFTTEPFGKIVKLTVTHEGFRVGSKLLDGISRGWPAILSGLKSLLETGKVAAIPLAALGIEGVE, from the coding sequence ATGAGTAAGCCTGAATTCGTCTATGTCACCTACATCGAGACCACGCCCGAGAAGCTTTGGGAGGCGCTGACCTCAAGCGAGTTCACGCGGCAATACTGGTTCGACACCGAGCTCAGGTCCGACTGGAAGGTCGGCGCACCGATCGCGCTCGTGATGAGCGGCAAGACAACCGATACCGGCGAGATCCTCGAGGCAGACCGGCCGCGGCGCCTCGCCTACACCTTCAGGCACGAGCTCGACGATGAAATGCGCGAGGAAGGGGCGACCAAGGTCGGCTTCACGACCGAGCCCTTTGGCAAGATCGTCAAGCTGACCGTCACGCATGAGGGCTTCCGCGTCGGCAGCAAGCTGCTCGACGGCATCTCCAGGGGATGGCCCGCGATCCTGTCCGGGCTCAAGAGCCTGCTCGAAACCGGCAAGGTCGCGGCGATTCCGCTCGCTGCGCTCGGGATCGAGGGCGTCGAATAA
- a CDS encoding ArsR/SmtB family transcription factor — MDEVFKALADASRRTLLDRLHDQNGQTLGELCDGLDMTRQAVTKHVVILEEANLVTTIRHGREKLHYLNPVPIHQIGERWIRKFERGKLAALSELKRQLEKRDE, encoded by the coding sequence ATGGATGAAGTCTTCAAAGCGCTGGCGGATGCCTCACGGCGGACGTTGCTGGACCGGCTTCACGATCAGAACGGGCAGACGCTCGGCGAGCTCTGCGACGGTCTCGACATGACGCGTCAGGCCGTCACCAAGCACGTTGTGATTCTCGAGGAGGCCAACCTCGTCACCACGATCAGGCACGGCCGCGAGAAGCTGCACTACCTCAACCCGGTTCCGATCCATCAGATCGGCGAGCGCTGGATCAGGAAATTCGAGCGCGGAAAGCTCGCCGCGCTCAGCGAATTGAAACGACAATTGGAGAAGCGTGATGAGTAA
- a CDS encoding LVIVD repeat-containing protein: MGGRVTAGCCTLFVILLASGASAQQPKIGDPPEASNMKLAGYNDLQARSAYQPTIHHQGNRWIAYIGHHGGTDDVPDPVNPMTGKPEPNGTSIVDVTDPAHPKYLRHIPGQEGKYESGGAQMVRICDGKDLPKGDRNAVYMLRTFGSEAHEIWNVADPANPVLVTRIGEGLKDTHKNFWECDTGIAYLVSGAPDWRTRRMTQVYDLSDPAHPIKIRDFGLPGQEPGATGAVPTELHGPISTGPKGNRVYFGYGTDKGGFLQIVDRDKLLNGPKEPTPDNLKLPEIARMPMSAMNGAHTVFPMPGMPIAEFAHDKDGSTRDIVMIVDEAIQNECGEGRQMVWFADVTTEARPMMISSYTVPEASGNFCQRGGRFGSHSSNESMAPVYYKKLAFIAFFNAGVRALDIRDPYHPREVGYFIPSITEATDKRCVTVDGKPRCKVAIQTNNVETDDRGYIYAVDRANTGLHILQLAGEARSIAGLP; encoded by the coding sequence ATGGGCGGTCGCGTTACGGCAGGTTGCTGCACGTTGTTCGTTATCCTGCTCGCAAGCGGCGCGAGCGCCCAGCAGCCGAAGATCGGAGACCCTCCGGAAGCTTCGAACATGAAGCTGGCCGGATATAACGATTTGCAGGCGCGCAGCGCCTATCAGCCGACCATCCATCATCAGGGTAACCGGTGGATCGCCTATATCGGCCACCACGGCGGCACCGACGACGTTCCCGACCCCGTCAATCCGATGACCGGCAAGCCTGAACCGAACGGCACCTCGATCGTCGACGTCACCGATCCCGCGCACCCGAAATATCTGCGGCACATTCCGGGCCAGGAAGGCAAATATGAATCCGGCGGCGCGCAGATGGTTCGGATCTGCGACGGCAAGGATTTGCCGAAGGGCGATCGCAACGCGGTCTATATGCTGCGCACCTTCGGCAGCGAGGCGCATGAGATCTGGAACGTGGCCGATCCCGCCAATCCCGTGCTGGTCACCCGGATTGGCGAGGGGCTGAAGGACACGCACAAGAATTTCTGGGAATGCGACACCGGCATCGCCTATCTGGTGTCGGGCGCGCCGGACTGGCGCACGCGGCGCATGACGCAGGTCTATGATCTTTCCGATCCCGCGCATCCCATCAAGATCAGGGACTTTGGCTTGCCCGGACAGGAGCCGGGCGCGACCGGTGCGGTGCCGACCGAACTGCACGGGCCGATCTCGACCGGGCCGAAGGGCAACCGCGTCTATTTCGGTTACGGCACCGACAAGGGCGGCTTCCTGCAGATCGTCGATCGCGACAAACTGCTGAACGGACCGAAGGAGCCGACGCCGGACAATCTGAAACTCCCTGAGATCGCGCGGATGCCGATGTCGGCGATGAACGGCGCGCACACGGTGTTTCCGATGCCCGGCATGCCGATCGCGGAGTTCGCCCATGACAAGGACGGCAGCACCCGCGACATCGTGATGATCGTCGACGAGGCGATCCAGAACGAATGCGGCGAGGGCAGGCAGATGGTCTGGTTCGCCGACGTCACCACCGAGGCGCGGCCGATGATGATCTCGAGCTATACCGTGCCGGAGGCGAGTGGAAACTTCTGCCAGCGCGGCGGCCGGTTCGGCTCGCATTCGTCGAACGAGAGCATGGCACCGGTCTATTACAAGAAGCTCGCCTTCATCGCCTTCTTCAATGCCGGCGTCCGCGCGCTCGACATCCGCGATCCCTATCACCCCAGGGAAGTCGGCTACTTCATCCCGTCGATCACGGAGGCGACCGACAAGCGCTGTGTGACGGTTGACGGCAAGCCGCGCTGCAAGGTCGCGATCCAGACCAACAATGTCGAGACCGACGATCGCGGCTACATCTACGCCGTCGATCGCGCCAACACCGGGTTGCACATTCTGCAATTGGCCGGCGAAGCACGCAGCATCGCAGGCCTGCCATGA